From Spartobacteria bacterium, a single genomic window includes:
- a CDS encoding HAD family hydrolase: MKKRICILFDIDGTLIDTGGAGRSAFGLAVKDVLEIDDDLQWISFAGATDLGILEEVYLHHGCIFTDADVSLFFDRLEYRLHAALTHRNVIKFTGVTELLEALAARDDVLLGLLTGNAEKCARVKLLTHALHDYFSFGGYGSEFADRNQVARLAHDRAVVKAGHHEMSVWVVGDTPKDVAAAQAIGAKCLAVTTGRYDARALHEAGADVVVDSFCDTDELVAVLTGVNND, encoded by the coding sequence ATGAAAAAGAGAATATGTATTTTATTTGATATTGATGGAACGCTGATTGATACCGGCGGGGCAGGGCGTTCAGCCTTCGGACTGGCAGTAAAAGATGTTTTGGAGATAGACGATGATCTGCAATGGATCTCTTTTGCCGGAGCGACCGATCTGGGTATCCTGGAGGAGGTGTATCTGCATCACGGATGCATTTTTACTGATGCAGATGTCAGTTTATTTTTTGATCGGCTGGAATATCGACTGCATGCAGCGCTTACGCATCGCAATGTCATCAAATTTACGGGCGTTACGGAACTGTTGGAAGCATTGGCAGCGAGGGATGATGTGCTGCTTGGTTTGTTGACAGGCAACGCGGAAAAGTGCGCACGGGTCAAACTGCTAACGCATGCCCTGCATGATTATTTTAGTTTCGGCGGGTATGGGTCGGAATTTGCTGACCGCAATCAGGTCGCCCGGCTGGCGCATGACCGGGCCGTCGTGAAAGCAGGCCATCATGAGATGTCGGTGTGGGTTGTAGGCGATACACCCAAAGATGTGGCGGCAGCACAGGCCATTGGTGCAAAATGTCTCGCGGTGACAACGGGACGTTATGATGCCCGGGCACTGCATGAAGCGGGTGCGGATGTGGTGGTGGATTCTTTCTGTGATACAGATGAACTCGTCGCTGTACTTACAGGAGTGAACAATGACTGA
- a CDS encoding amidohydrolase: MIKNSVDVHTHAFHPKIAEKAIEQLVRHYENPVPGNGLVEDLLQRLSAARIERAFVHCAATTPDQVIPANNWAIYLQKTYPRLTGFGTIHPGFADWENELARLASNHIRGIKFHPDFQGFWLNDERLDPILRAIGSHFVVMLHVGDTPPPDKNPSCPYKVAQIAHKHPEVPFIAAHLGGYRHWPYVIEALADSQVYVDTSSSLAFIEQDDLNDILGTFPLERILFGSDYPMWDPSEEIRRIHERTDLGPDDFMRILTNGSHLIPNEESHEAE; the protein is encoded by the coding sequence ATGATAAAAAATTCAGTAGACGTGCATACCCATGCCTTTCATCCAAAAATCGCGGAAAAAGCAATTGAACAGCTGGTTCGGCATTATGAAAACCCGGTTCCCGGCAATGGCCTTGTGGAAGATCTGTTACAGCGCCTGTCTGCGGCCAGAATTGAACGGGCCTTCGTTCATTGCGCGGCCACCACCCCTGATCAAGTTATTCCTGCCAACAACTGGGCGATCTATCTCCAAAAAACCTATCCCCGGCTCACAGGCTTCGGCACCATCCATCCCGGCTTCGCCGACTGGGAAAACGAATTGGCACGCCTCGCATCGAATCATATTCGGGGGATTAAATTCCATCCTGATTTTCAGGGGTTCTGGCTTAATGATGAACGACTGGACCCTATTCTGCGTGCCATTGGATCGCACTTTGTCGTGATGCTGCACGTGGGCGATACCCCTCCACCGGATAAAAATCCGTCATGTCCCTATAAAGTGGCTCAAATCGCCCATAAACATCCCGAGGTTCCTTTCATCGCGGCCCATCTTGGCGGATATCGTCACTGGCCATACGTCATAGAGGCCCTGGCTGACAGTCAGGTTTACGTGGATACATCAAGCTCCCTTGCCTTTATTGAACAGGATGATCTCAATGATATTCTTGGCACCTTCCCCCTCGAACGGATTCTTTTTGGCAGTGATTATCCCATGTGGGATCCATCCGAAGAAATCCGGCGTATTCACGAACGAACCGATCTCGGGCCCGACGACTTCATGCGCATTCTGACCAATGGTTCGCACCTCATTCCCAATGAAGAATCACACGAGGCTGAGTAA
- the neuC gene encoding UDP-N-acetylglucosamine 2-epimerase (hydrolyzing): protein MREYPEGVHIKTLRIAVVTAGRSDFGIYLPVLHTMMAQDRLKPGLIITGSHLDAASDGLLGQADSVLCPVLSSVEMTPVSDDAKGVCEAMGRGMQAFAHVYSAMRADIDLLFTLGDRFEMFSAAAASIPFNIPVAHLHGGETSLGSVDETYRHCISRISQFHFPATPQAASKLQSLGVDPAQITVSGAPALDAMATYSPCSQAEIERRLQMKLDQPPLLVTFHPATRETGCSPVQQTEILLEVLAAWLDRYPLIITHPNADAGGRGMASALRAFCSAHPGRAAFVTTLGPQMYYSVMSRSAAMIGNSSSGIIEAAHFKLPVVDIGMRQNGRLCGANVIHVPCDADDLNEAIIRALSPAFRQSLAQLVNPYGDGHAAVRIVERLLSLV from the coding sequence ATCAGAGAGTATCCGGAGGGCGTCCATATCAAAACGTTGCGCATAGCGGTTGTGACCGCCGGCCGGTCAGATTTCGGGATTTATCTTCCTGTTCTTCACACCATGATGGCGCAGGATAGATTGAAGCCGGGGTTGATCATCACCGGCAGTCATCTGGATGCCGCATCGGATGGATTACTTGGTCAGGCCGATTCTGTCCTGTGTCCAGTTCTTTCTTCGGTTGAGATGACCCCTGTAAGTGATGATGCCAAAGGGGTGTGCGAGGCCATGGGGCGGGGTATGCAGGCGTTTGCCCATGTTTACTCTGCCATGCGTGCTGACATCGACCTGTTGTTTACGCTGGGTGATCGTTTTGAGATGTTCTCCGCTGCGGCCGCGTCGATACCATTCAATATTCCTGTGGCGCATTTACATGGGGGTGAGACAAGTTTGGGGTCGGTGGACGAAACGTATCGTCACTGCATCAGTCGTATCAGCCAGTTCCATTTTCCGGCCACGCCTCAGGCCGCATCAAAGTTGCAGTCGCTAGGCGTCGATCCTGCTCAGATCACGGTGTCGGGTGCCCCTGCACTGGATGCTATGGCCACGTATTCACCGTGTTCGCAGGCAGAAATCGAACGGCGGTTACAAATGAAGCTGGATCAGCCCCCGTTATTAGTAACTTTTCATCCGGCAACACGTGAGACGGGTTGTTCTCCTGTGCAGCAAACGGAGATACTGCTGGAGGTGCTGGCGGCATGGCTGGATCGCTATCCGCTCATTATTACCCATCCCAATGCTGATGCCGGCGGCCGGGGCATGGCATCCGCATTGCGCGCCTTTTGTTCCGCACATCCGGGACGCGCCGCCTTTGTTACCACGCTCGGACCGCAGATGTATTATTCAGTCATGAGCCGGTCGGCCGCGATGATCGGGAATTCTTCCAGCGGTATTATCGAGGCGGCTCATTTTAAACTGCCTGTAGTCGACATCGGAATGCGACAAAACGGGCGATTATGCGGCGCCAATGTGATTCATGTGCCCTGTGATGCCGACGACCTGAATGAAGCAATAATTCGGGCGTTGTCCCCTGCTTTTCGTCAGAGTTTGGCACAACTGGTGAACCCTTACGGGGACGGGCATGCGGCCGTGCGCATCGTCGAACGTTTACTCAGCCTCGTGTGA